A region from the Aegilops tauschii subsp. strangulata cultivar AL8/78 chromosome 5, Aet v6.0, whole genome shotgun sequence genome encodes:
- the LOC109772026 gene encoding probable galacturonosyltransferase 7 isoform X2: protein MITSGSNGISGEKSSRSKSRNLAAKSKIKDAFSFVELNNDTSKKRGSHTQRRYQLKNLSWKSMDTAVDGKESQGQEVAQEENPKSCELEYGSYCLWSVEHKEEMKDAIVKRLKDQLFMARAHYPSIAKLKHQERFTRELKQHIQEHERMLSDTIADADLPQFFAEKLEKMEGTIERIKSCEVGCSNVERKLRQLLDLTEDEAYFHTRQSAFLYHLGVQTMPKTHHCLSMRLTVEYFKSASPQRELLNKQKFEDPAFYHYVMFSRNVLAASTTINSTAMNSKDSGSIVFHVFTDTQNFYAMKHWFDRNSYLDANVHVTNIEDHNKLSKDVESLERQQLWPTEEFRVTFHNHSQPLRRQMKTEYISVFGHSHFLLPDLLPSLNRVVVLDDDMIVQKDLSSLWNLNMGDKVIGAVQFCGVRLGQLKAYVEENNFDADSCVWFSGLNVIELEKWRDLGITSLHDQSLQKDSSVSHRLEALPRGLLAFQDLIYPLKGSWVQSGLGYDYGISRIDIEKAATLHYNGVMKPWLDLAIHDYKSYWRKYMTNGERFMAECNIH, encoded by the exons ATGATAACCTCGGGGTCGAACGGGATTTCCGGCGAGAAATCTAGTAGATCAAAGTCCAGGAATCTTGCTGCCAAATCAAAGATCAAGGATGCTTTCTCCTTTGTTGAGCTAAACAATGACACATCCAAAAAGAGGG GATCTCATACACAGAGAAGATATCAACTAAAGAACTTGTCATGGAAATCAATG GATACTGCTGTTGATGGGAAGGAGAGCCAAGGCCAGGAAGTAGCACAAGAGGAGAATCCCAAGTCCTGTGAACTTGAATATGGAAGCTACTGCCTCTGGTCTGTTGAGCATAAGGAAGAGATGAAAGATGCTATTGTGAAGAGGCTTAAAGATCAACTGTTTATGGCCAGAGCCCATTATCCTAGTATTGCAAAACTGAAGCACCAGGAAAGATTTACACGTGAGTTGAAGCAACATATCCAAGAACACGAACGCATGCTCAGTGACACCATTGCAGATGCTGATCTTCCACAATT TTTCGCAGAGAAGCTAGAGAAAATGGAAGGCACAATTGAGAGAATCAAGTCTTGTGAAGTAGGCTGCTCCAATGTTGAACGGAAACTTAGGCAGCTACTCGATCTAACTGAAGATGAAGCTTATTTCCATACAAGGCAGAGTGCATTTCTCTATCATCTCGGGGTCCAGACTATGCCAAAAACTCACCATTGTTTGAGCATGAGATTGACAGTAGAATATTTCAAATCTGCATCTCCTCAGAGGGAGCTATTAAATAAGCAGAAATTTGAAGACCCTGCCTTCTATCACTATGTAATGTTCTCCAGGAATGTACTTGCAGCTTCGACTACTATCAATTCAACAGCCATGAACTCCAAG GATTCCGGCAGCATTGTTTTCCATGTATTCACCGACACCCAGAATTTTTATGCAATGAAGCATTGGTTTGATAGAAACTCATATTTGGACGCTAATGTTCACGTGACTAACATTGAGGATCACAACAAGCTCTCTAAGGATGTTGAATCTCTTGAGAGGCAACAATTATGGCCTACAGAGGAATTTCGTGTCACGTTTCATAATCATTCTCAGCCTCTCCGGAGGCAGATGAAAACTGAGTACATATCTGTTTTTGGCCATTCACATTTCCTCTTGCCTGATCTTCTTCCTAGCTTGAATAGAGTAGTTGTTCTAGATGATGATATGATTGTCCAGAAAGACTTGTCATCTCTTTGGAACCTCAATATGGGAGACAAAGTAATAGGCGCTGTACAGTTCTGTGGAGTTAGATTAGGTCAGTTGAAAGCTTATGTAGAGGAAAACAATTTCGACGCGGATTCATGCGTGTGGTTCTCTGGTCTGAATGTAATTGAATTGGAGAAATGGAGGGATCTTGGCATTACCAGCTTGCATGATCAATCGCTTCAAAAG GATAGTTCGGTATCACATAGACTTGAGGCACTCCCTAGAGGTTTACTTGCCTTTCAAGACCTGATATATCCTTTGAAAGGTTCATGGGTTCAATCCGGTCTTGGATACGATTATGGAATTAGCCGTATCGACATAGAAAAGGCGGCTACTCTGCACTACAATGGTGTCATGAAACCTTGGCTTGATTTGGCAATACATGATTACAAGAGCTACTGGAGAAAGTATATGACTAATGGGGAGAGGTTCATGGCAGAATGCAATATACATTAA
- the LOC109772028 gene encoding calcium uniporter protein 6, mitochondrial-like: MWRAAASRLRAHCPPGSPHALRRLYSPPPQPPRVDPPVTASEARRLVRLVGVEALKRRLRDGPREAIGYGELLDACVEAGAARTRDDAEGLARAMDDAGVLLLFRDKAYLHPEKVVDLVRRAVPLALEVEDDPRREELRQLQEKKDGIDKLAHKQVRRILWSGLGLIMSQIGLFFRLTFWELSWDVMEPIAFFTTASGLLVSYTYFLVTSRDPTYQDFMERLFLSRRRKLCAKHRFDMDRYLELHRHCKCPLEGHYPHGPKLHNL; the protein is encoded by the exons ATGTGGCGCGCGGCCGCCTCCCGCCTCCGCGCGCATTGCCCGCCCGGCTCGCCCCACGCGCTCCGACGCCTCtactcgccgccgccgcagccgccgcggGTGGACCCGCCGGTGACGGCGTCCGAGGCGCGGCGGCTGGTGCGGCTCGTCGGGGTCGAGGCGCTGAAGCGGCGGCTGCGGGACGGGCCACGCGAGGCGATCGGCTACGGGGAGCTCCTCGACGCGTGCGTGGAGGCCGGGGCGGCGCGCACCCGCGATGACGCGGAGGGCCTCGCGCGGGCCATGGACGACGCCGGCGTCCTGCTGCTCTTCAGGGACAAGGCCTACCTCCACCCCGAGAAG GTGGTGGACCTGGTGAGAAGAGCGGTGCCGCTGGCCCTCGAGGTGGAGGACGACCCAAGGAGAGAGGAGCTGAGGCAGCTCCAGGAGAAGAAGGACGGCATCGACAAGCTGGCGCACAAGCAGGTCCGGCGCATCCTCTGGTCCGGCCTGGGGTTGATCATGTCCCAGATCGGCCTCTTCTTCCGCCTCACCTTCTGGGAGCTCTCGTGGGACGTGATGGAGCCCATCGCCTTCTTCACCACCGCGTCCGGCCTGCTCGTCAGCTACACCTACTTCCTCGTGACATCGAGGGACCCGACGTACCAGGACTTCATGGAGAGGCTCTTCCTGTCCAGGAGGAGGAAGCTCTGCGCCAAGCACAGGTTCGACATGGACAGGTACCTGGAGCTGCACAGGCATTGCAAGTGCCCTCTCGAAGGCCACTATCCTCATGGCCCCAAGCTTCACAACTTGTAA
- the LOC109772026 gene encoding probable galacturonosyltransferase 7 isoform X1, which translates to MKGHHHHLAPLSPPAAAKRRCTGMAAAVPALVLCSVLLPLAFLLGLHSTGYGSEERAAVVISTELGLGKHKHLDGAMKHKLLKDVSKMITSGSNGISGEKSSRSKSRNLAAKSKIKDAFSFVELNNDTSKKRGSHTQRRYQLKNLSWKSMDTAVDGKESQGQEVAQEENPKSCELEYGSYCLWSVEHKEEMKDAIVKRLKDQLFMARAHYPSIAKLKHQERFTRELKQHIQEHERMLSDTIADADLPQFFAEKLEKMEGTIERIKSCEVGCSNVERKLRQLLDLTEDEAYFHTRQSAFLYHLGVQTMPKTHHCLSMRLTVEYFKSASPQRELLNKQKFEDPAFYHYVMFSRNVLAASTTINSTAMNSKDSGSIVFHVFTDTQNFYAMKHWFDRNSYLDANVHVTNIEDHNKLSKDVESLERQQLWPTEEFRVTFHNHSQPLRRQMKTEYISVFGHSHFLLPDLLPSLNRVVVLDDDMIVQKDLSSLWNLNMGDKVIGAVQFCGVRLGQLKAYVEENNFDADSCVWFSGLNVIELEKWRDLGITSLHDQSLQKDSSVSHRLEALPRGLLAFQDLIYPLKGSWVQSGLGYDYGISRIDIEKAATLHYNGVMKPWLDLAIHDYKSYWRKYMTNGERFMAECNIH; encoded by the exons ATGAAgggccaccaccaccacctggcCCCGCTTTCGCCGCCGGCGGCGGCCAAGCGCCGCTGCACTGGCATGGCGGCCGCCGTCCCGGCGCTGGTGCTCTGCTCCGTCCTCCTGccgctcgccttcctcctcgGCCTCCACAGCACCG GGTACGGATCGGAGGAGCGCGCGGCCGTCGTCATCAGCACC GAACTGGGACTGGGGAAGCACAAGCATCTTGATGGGGCCATGAAGCACAAGCTGCTCAAG GATGTTTCCAAAATGATAACCTCGGGGTCGAACGGGATTTCCGGCGAGAAATCTAGTAGATCAAAGTCCAGGAATCTTGCTGCCAAATCAAAGATCAAGGATGCTTTCTCCTTTGTTGAGCTAAACAATGACACATCCAAAAAGAGGG GATCTCATACACAGAGAAGATATCAACTAAAGAACTTGTCATGGAAATCAATG GATACTGCTGTTGATGGGAAGGAGAGCCAAGGCCAGGAAGTAGCACAAGAGGAGAATCCCAAGTCCTGTGAACTTGAATATGGAAGCTACTGCCTCTGGTCTGTTGAGCATAAGGAAGAGATGAAAGATGCTATTGTGAAGAGGCTTAAAGATCAACTGTTTATGGCCAGAGCCCATTATCCTAGTATTGCAAAACTGAAGCACCAGGAAAGATTTACACGTGAGTTGAAGCAACATATCCAAGAACACGAACGCATGCTCAGTGACACCATTGCAGATGCTGATCTTCCACAATT TTTCGCAGAGAAGCTAGAGAAAATGGAAGGCACAATTGAGAGAATCAAGTCTTGTGAAGTAGGCTGCTCCAATGTTGAACGGAAACTTAGGCAGCTACTCGATCTAACTGAAGATGAAGCTTATTTCCATACAAGGCAGAGTGCATTTCTCTATCATCTCGGGGTCCAGACTATGCCAAAAACTCACCATTGTTTGAGCATGAGATTGACAGTAGAATATTTCAAATCTGCATCTCCTCAGAGGGAGCTATTAAATAAGCAGAAATTTGAAGACCCTGCCTTCTATCACTATGTAATGTTCTCCAGGAATGTACTTGCAGCTTCGACTACTATCAATTCAACAGCCATGAACTCCAAG GATTCCGGCAGCATTGTTTTCCATGTATTCACCGACACCCAGAATTTTTATGCAATGAAGCATTGGTTTGATAGAAACTCATATTTGGACGCTAATGTTCACGTGACTAACATTGAGGATCACAACAAGCTCTCTAAGGATGTTGAATCTCTTGAGAGGCAACAATTATGGCCTACAGAGGAATTTCGTGTCACGTTTCATAATCATTCTCAGCCTCTCCGGAGGCAGATGAAAACTGAGTACATATCTGTTTTTGGCCATTCACATTTCCTCTTGCCTGATCTTCTTCCTAGCTTGAATAGAGTAGTTGTTCTAGATGATGATATGATTGTCCAGAAAGACTTGTCATCTCTTTGGAACCTCAATATGGGAGACAAAGTAATAGGCGCTGTACAGTTCTGTGGAGTTAGATTAGGTCAGTTGAAAGCTTATGTAGAGGAAAACAATTTCGACGCGGATTCATGCGTGTGGTTCTCTGGTCTGAATGTAATTGAATTGGAGAAATGGAGGGATCTTGGCATTACCAGCTTGCATGATCAATCGCTTCAAAAG GATAGTTCGGTATCACATAGACTTGAGGCACTCCCTAGAGGTTTACTTGCCTTTCAAGACCTGATATATCCTTTGAAAGGTTCATGGGTTCAATCCGGTCTTGGATACGATTATGGAATTAGCCGTATCGACATAGAAAAGGCGGCTACTCTGCACTACAATGGTGTCATGAAACCTTGGCTTGATTTGGCAATACATGATTACAAGAGCTACTGGAGAAAGTATATGACTAATGGGGAGAGGTTCATGGCAGAATGCAATATACATTAA